A single Bosea sp. PAMC 26642 DNA region contains:
- a CDS encoding glycerophosphodiester phosphodiesterase family protein: MPRGIRHDLGWLVARPIAHRGLHDAAAGVIENSVSAAEAAIAGRFGIECDVQLSADGEAMVFHDFVLDRLTAETGRVAERSAAVLSGIALKGSGDRIPTLDAFLDAIGGRVPLVIEIKSRFDGDLTLTRRTADVLSRRGDQPIVIKSFDPGIIAALREIAPTIPRGVVAMSDYSYPDYEHLDASQKHAFANLLHFDESKPDFLSWKVADLPSAAPYLCRNALGLPLMTWTVRTPEDRKKAAIHADQMVFEGFVP, encoded by the coding sequence ATGCCGCGCGGGATCAGGCATGATCTCGGCTGGCTCGTCGCCCGGCCGATCGCCCATCGCGGATTGCATGATGCCGCAGCGGGCGTGATCGAGAACAGCGTGTCCGCCGCCGAGGCCGCGATCGCCGGCCGGTTCGGCATCGAATGCGATGTCCAGCTCAGCGCCGATGGCGAGGCGATGGTGTTTCACGATTTCGTGCTCGACCGCCTGACGGCCGAGACGGGGCGGGTCGCCGAGCGCAGCGCGGCGGTGCTCTCCGGCATCGCACTGAAAGGCAGCGGCGACCGTATTCCGACGCTGGACGCCTTTCTCGACGCGATCGGCGGGCGCGTGCCGCTTGTGATCGAGATCAAGAGCCGCTTCGACGGGGATCTGACCCTGACGCGGCGCACGGCGGACGTGCTGTCACGGAGGGGGGACCAGCCGATCGTGATCAAATCCTTCGATCCCGGCATCATCGCCGCCCTGCGCGAGATCGCACCGACGATCCCGCGCGGGGTCGTCGCAATGTCCGATTATTCCTATCCCGACTACGAACATCTTGATGCGTCGCAGAAGCATGCCTTCGCCAATCTGCTGCATTTCGACGAGAGCAAGCCCGATTTTCTGTCATGGAAGGTCGCTGACTTGCCGAGTGCCGCGCCCTATCTCTGTCGCAACGCTTTGGGGTTGCCGCTGATGACATGGACCGTCCGGACACCGGAAGATCGCAAGAAGGCCGCGATTCACGCCGACCAGATGGTCTTCGAGGGTTTCGTGCCTTGA
- a CDS encoding RidA family protein gives MSAVDAKLAELGITLPSPAAPVANYVPYVITGNLLVISGQICFGLDGKLSDSHKGKLGAEIFNEAGLEAARLCAINVLAQAKAALGGDLDRITRCVRLGGFINATPHFSALPAIMNGASDLMVQVLGDKGRHARSTIGVAELPADAAVEVEAMFEIA, from the coding sequence ATGAGTGCCGTCGACGCGAAACTTGCCGAACTCGGCATCACCCTGCCCTCCCCGGCCGCGCCGGTGGCGAATTACGTGCCTTATGTCATCACCGGCAATCTGCTGGTCATCTCCGGCCAGATCTGCTTTGGCCTCGACGGCAAGCTGTCGGACAGCCACAAGGGCAAGCTTGGCGCCGAGATATTCAACGAAGCGGGGCTCGAGGCGGCGCGGCTTTGCGCCATCAACGTGCTGGCACAGGCCAAGGCCGCGCTCGGCGGCGATCTCGACCGGATCACACGCTGCGTGCGGCTGGGCGGTTTCATCAATGCAACACCGCATTTTTCGGCGCTGCCGGCGATCATGAACGGCGCCTCGGATCTGATGGTCCAGGTGCTGGGCGACAAGGGGCGCCATGCCCGCTCGACCATCGGCGTCGCTGAATTGCCGGCCGATGCAGCGGTCGAAGTCGAAGCGATGTTCGAGATCGCCTGA
- a CDS encoding GNAT family N-acetyltransferase: protein MNDDADGGLKVRVATSLKAVPAAAWNACANPLALREVLASTSCGDDEAASAVGAVDTDNPFVSHAFLSALEESGCVGGRSGWSPAYLLVEDDAGRLLAVAPSFLKSHSQGEYVFDHAWADAYERAGGHYYPKLQVAAPFTPATGPRLLVAEGPRSDEARAGLIAGLEALSGQTQASSVHVTFAQEPDVGALKVAGYLERHDLQFHWQNQGFAQYDDFLATLASRKRKALKRERREALSAGITVEVLSGSDLTESVWDDFHSFYEDTGARKWGRPYLNRAFFSAVGAAMGERIVLVMARRAGRYIAGAINFRGANTLYGRNWGCIEDHPFLHFELCYHQAIDYAIAHRLARVEAGAQGEHKIARGYRPVVTRSLHHLADPGLRRAVSAYLVNERAHIAAAQEALAAESPFRKGGEA from the coding sequence TTGAACGACGATGCCGACGGCGGACTCAAGGTTCGCGTCGCGACGTCACTGAAGGCGGTTCCAGCGGCCGCGTGGAATGCCTGCGCCAACCCGCTGGCGCTGCGGGAGGTGCTGGCCTCGACCTCGTGCGGGGACGACGAAGCGGCCTCTGCCGTCGGTGCGGTGGATACGGACAATCCTTTCGTCTCCCATGCCTTCCTGAGTGCGCTCGAAGAGAGCGGCTGCGTCGGCGGCCGCTCGGGCTGGTCGCCGGCCTATCTTCTGGTCGAGGACGATGCGGGCCGGTTGCTGGCTGTCGCGCCGAGCTTCCTCAAGAGCCATAGCCAGGGCGAGTACGTCTTCGACCATGCGTGGGCCGATGCCTATGAGCGCGCCGGCGGGCACTATTATCCCAAACTACAGGTCGCAGCGCCATTTACGCCCGCGACCGGGCCGCGCCTGCTGGTGGCGGAAGGGCCGAGATCCGACGAGGCGCGCGCGGGGCTCATCGCCGGGCTCGAGGCGCTATCGGGCCAAACCCAGGCCTCTTCCGTCCATGTTACCTTCGCGCAGGAACCCGATGTCGGCGCACTGAAGGTCGCCGGCTATCTCGAACGGCACGATTTGCAGTTCCATTGGCAGAACCAGGGCTTTGCCCAATACGACGACTTCCTCGCGACGCTCGCCTCACGCAAGCGCAAGGCGCTGAAGCGCGAACGCCGGGAGGCGCTGTCGGCAGGGATCACGGTCGAGGTGCTGTCCGGCTCCGACCTGACAGAGTCGGTCTGGGATGATTTTCATTCGTTTTACGAGGATACCGGCGCGCGCAAATGGGGACGCCCCTATCTGAACCGGGCGTTCTTTTCCGCCGTCGGCGCCGCGATGGGCGAACGGATCGTGCTGGTCATGGCCCGCCGCGCCGGACGCTACATCGCCGGCGCGATCAATTTTCGCGGCGCCAACACGCTCTACGGCCGCAACTGGGGCTGCATCGAGGACCACCCCTTCCTGCATTTCGAACTCTGCTACCATCAGGCGATCGACTACGCGATCGCGCACCGGCTTGCGCGCGTCGAGGCCGGCGCGCAGGGCGAGCACAAGATCGCGCGGGGCTACAGACCCGTCGTCACCCGCTCCCTGCATCATCTGGCCGATCCCGGCCTGCGCCGGGCGGTTTCGGCCTATCTCGTCAACGAACGGGCGCACATCGCCGCCGCGCAGGAAGCCCTTGCGGCGGAAAGCCCGTTCCGCAAGGGTGGCGAGGCTTGA
- a CDS encoding HIT family protein, which yields MTTYDEANVFARILRGELPSHTVYEDAETLALMDIMPRADGHVLVIPKAACRNIFDAPPEALKAVVITAQRLSLAVRSAFGADGVTIQQFNETAGGQVVFHMHVHVMPRHEGVALRPHTGAMEKPEILAANAEKIRAALAKA from the coding sequence ATGACGACCTACGATGAAGCCAATGTCTTCGCCCGCATCCTGCGCGGCGAACTGCCGTCCCATACCGTCTATGAGGACGCCGAGACGTTAGCTCTCATGGACATTATGCCGCGCGCCGACGGCCATGTTCTGGTGATCCCGAAAGCTGCCTGCCGCAACATCTTCGATGCGCCTCCCGAGGCGCTCAAGGCCGTCGTGATCACGGCCCAGCGGCTCTCGCTTGCCGTGAGGAGCGCCTTCGGCGCCGACGGCGTCACCATCCAGCAGTTCAATGAGACGGCCGGCGGGCAGGTGGTGTTCCACATGCATGTGCATGTCATGCCTCGCCATGAGGGCGTGGCGCTGCGACCCCATACCGGAGCGATGGAGAAGCCCGAGATCTTGGCGGCGAATGCCGAGAAGATCCGCGCCGCACTGGCGAAGGCCTGA